GAACGCGCCGTATTCGGTGATGTTGGTGACCGTGCCGCGCAGCTTCGCGCCGACCGGGTACTTGGCGGCAACGCCATCCCACGGATCGCTTTCAAGCTGCTTCATGCCCAGGCTGATGCGCTGCGTATCCTGGTTGATGCGGATGATCTGGACGCGCACGGTATCGCCGATGGCGATCACTTCGCTGGGGTGGTTGACGCGCTTGTAGCTCATGTCGGTGACATGGAGCAGGCCGTCGATGCCGCCGAGGTCCACGAACGCACCGTAATCGGTGATGTTCTTGACCACGCCGTCGATGATCTGGCCTTCCTTCAGGTTCTGGATCAGGCCCGAACGCTGTTCAGCGCGGGTTTCTTCCAGAACGGCGCGGCGCGAGACGACGATATTGCCGCGGCGGCGGTCCATCTTGAGGATCTGGAACGGCTGCGGCACGTCCATCAGCGGGGTGACGTCGCGCACGGGGCGGATGTCGACCTGGCTGCCGGGCAGGAAGGCCACGGCGCCGTCAAGATCGACGGTGAAGCCGCCCTTCACGCGGCCGAAGATCACGCCTTCAACGCGCTTGCCTTCGCCGAATTCGGATTCGAGTTTGTCCCACGCGGCTTCGCGGCGGGCGCGGTCGCGCGACAGCATGGCTTCGCCGTCGGCGTTTTCGACGCGGTCGACATAGACTTCGACTTCGTCACCGACCTTCAGGCCATGGGCCTGGCCGGGGGCGGCGAATTCGCGCAGCGCGACGCGGCCTTCGCTCTTGAGGCCGACGTCGATAACGGCCTTGTCGTTTTCGATCGCGGTGACGGTGCCCTTGACGACGCGGCCTTCAAAGCCGCCATTGCCGGCAGCGCCGAGCGATTCGTCGAGCAGCGCGGCGAAATCGTCGCGCGTGGGAGTTGCCGTAGAGGCCATTCAGTTACGTCCTAATCTTACGGTTTTTCCGGCCAGGCGGTTGAGTCCGCCGGTCTTTCACACCGGAGCATATCCGGGGCTAAGGGCCGAACCGTCCCCCGGACCGGATGCCGCGGGGAACATTCCAAAAGCGCTTGCGAACCATTGGAACGGTCGCGCGCCTAGACCAATCGCTGTGGAAAAGCAAGCATAACGGGGATCGTCGGAGGCATGGCCGGCGGGCTGACGTGCCTGCGGCGAGCCCTGTCGCGCGAGTAGAGCATCGGCGCGCTCCATGTAATCGCGGTCATAGACTAAAGTCTTATGTTTTTATCGGTGCAATTGCCATCGCGATAATGGCAATCGGGATGGGCTGGCAATTTGACGAGAAAAGGTCTTGGGGTTGTCCCAGATCAAAGCCCGCCGTGTTGCGAGTGCTAACAGGCCGGCATTGGCATGGAATGATCCCAAGGAGATCCCCTGATGACTGGAACGACATTGCCCGGACTTGCGGAAACGACCGAAATGACCACGCGCGATGGCGTGGTGCTGTCGATCCGGCCCGCCTTTGCCGAGGACGAACCGGCGCTGGAAGAATTCTTCGACAAGGTAAGCGACGAGGACCGCCGCTTCCGCTTCCTGTCCGCACAGAAGCACGTCGGGCATGAAAAGCTCGAACTGCTGACCCATGTCGATCACTGGAAGACCGAAAGCTTCCTTGGCTTCGACAAGACGACCGGCGAACTCGTCGCTTCGGCGCTGCTCGCCTGCGATGCGCAGATGGATGGCGGCGAAGTGGCCGTGTCGATCCGTGAGGACTATCGCGGGCGCGGCGTGGCGTGGACGATCCTCGACCATGTCGGCCAGGAAGCGCGCCGCCGTGGCCTGAAGCGTGTGATCTCGATCGAGGACCGCGCCAACCATGCCGCGATCGAACTGGAACGCGAACGCGGCTACAGCGCGCACGCCGTCGATGGCGATCCGCATCTGGTCCTGCTGGAAAAGCGGTTCGACTGACGGCGCGTGTCAGGATCAAGTAAGGAGCCCACGGGGCGCACCGGGGCCAGGAAACCGGAAGCGCGGGATGCGCTTTCGGCTTCCGCCGTGTTGGGGCGGTGGTGATTGTGAGGCTCTGCTGGTGCTAGGATGATGGTCGTCGTCAGCAAGCTTAGCAAATGGGAAGGTTTTGATAGCGCTTGCGGTAGGGCGATTTGCCTTCCCCTAGAAGGTCCAGGCACTCCGCGCTTTGGTTTGCTGTGAAGAACTTTCCACCGATGATTACGCCGATATAGCGCCATGCATCGGAGGCGGTGTCCCGCTCGTCATATCGGTTGCCGGAAAGCGCTTCTGGCGCCCCGTCTGGGTGTAGCGCGAAAAACACATCGCTACCGCCCTTTTCCATAACGACGAGTTGGTGCTTTGGTGTGAGGTAGATATTGCTGCGTTGATGGTCGTTAGCCGCAAACATGGTGTCCGTTGCACTACCGTCTTTATTTCGAACGGTAACTATCCACTCCTTGCCGGAATGCAGCCGGACGTTAACCGAATTCAGGCCGTCAGGCAGAAGCACGAACTCGCGCTTCTGACACATCCCAAGGGAAAGAACGGCGACCGCTAGGAGAATGAGGGATAACCCGGCTATGAATTTCCTCATGGGGCAGTGTGTAACCGAAAAGCCGGCGTCAGCAAGACGAGGCTGAACGGAAATGGCAGCGCGATGCAACAGCAAGCCGGTCTCTGCTCGTTACCCCAGCCTTTCCAAAATCCCCTGCGCGAACTGGCTCAGCGTGTCGTCGCGCGCGCCCATGATCACGACGCGGTCGCCGGGGCGGGCGATTTCCACGATGCGGTCGGCGCAGGCTTCGCGCGCGGGCACGTATTCGGCGTGGCCGCCGTGCGCGCCGATCAGGTGGACGATGCGTTGGCTGCCCTGCGAACGGTCCACGGTGCCGCCGAAATAGACCGGATCGCACAGGATCGGCACGTCGTCGGGGCCGAGCCGGGTGGCGAGCACTTCGGCCAGTTCGGCGCCCATCTGGCGCAGCGGGCCATAGCCGTGGGGCTGGAAGAAGGCGATCACGCGGCCGGGGTGGGCTTTCAGCGTCGCCAGCGTGGCGGCGACCTTTTCCGGGTTGTGGCCGAAGTCATCGATTACGGTAACCCCGGACGTACTGGTGCCAACGATGTCAAAGCGGCGGGCGAGCCCCGCGAAGGTGGCGAGCGCGGCGACGGCCCGCGCCACGGGCACGCCAGCCGCCGTGGCGCCGGCGATCGCCGCCAGCGCGTTGGCCAGGTTGTGCCGGCCGGGCAGCGCCAGCGCCAGCGCATGCCGTTCGCCGGTGCGGCGGTCGATCACGGTCGCGGCGATGCCGGTGGCGGATTCGTCAACGCTATCGGCCGCCACCCCGATCGCCGCGCTTTCGGCAAAGCCGAAGGTGATCGCGTCGCGCGCGCGGGGGAGCAGCGCGCGGCTTTCGGTATCGTCGGCATTGACCACCGCCCGGTCCGCGCGGGCGAGGAAATCGCCGAACAGCGCGCGCAGTTCCTCCAGGCTCTTGTGATCGAGGCTGACGTTGTTGAGCACCGCGACGGTGGGGCGGTAGAGCGCGATCGAACCGTCGCTTTCATCCACTTCGGACACGAACAGATCGCCCCCGCCCACGCGCGCGCTGGCGAAGGGCGCGTCCGGCGTGCGGAAGTTCTTCATCACCGCGCCGTTCATGATCGTGGGATCGGCGCCGGTTTCGGTCAGAACCCAGCCGAGCATGCCCGTGACGGTGGACTTGCCACTGGTGCCGCCGACCGCGATGCGCGTTCCCGTGGCGTTGAACAGCGTGGCGAGCAGGTCCGCCCGGCTCATCCGCGCGCAGCCCAGCGCCTTGGCGCGGACCACCTCGGGCACCGTGTCTTCCACCGCAGCTGACGCGACCAGCACCTGATCGGGCCGGGCGATGCCGCTGCCGTCCTGCGGGAACAGGGTGAAGCCCAGGCTTTCGAGCCAGCCGAATTTCTCGGGCGTGCGCCCCTGATCGCGGCCCCGGTCCGATCCGGCAACGTCCGCGCCCAACCCCTTGAGGATCAGAGCCAGCGGCAACATGCCCGATCCGCCGATGCCGCAGAAGAACCAGGGATGCGAGGTGAGCGAGGGGCCGGGGGCGGGAATGGTGGCTGTCATGCCCTGCTGGGTATGCCGCCTTGACCCGCAACTCAACACCGTCATTCCCCACTTCGCCCG
The Novosphingobium sp. EMRT-2 genome window above contains:
- the rpsA gene encoding 30S ribosomal protein S1, which produces MASTATPTRDDFAALLDESLGAAGNGGFEGRVVKGTVTAIENDKAVIDVGLKSEGRVALREFAAPGQAHGLKVGDEVEVYVDRVENADGEAMLSRDRARREAAWDKLESEFGEGKRVEGVIFGRVKGGFTVDLDGAVAFLPGSQVDIRPVRDVTPLMDVPQPFQILKMDRRRGNIVVSRRAVLEETRAEQRSGLIQNLKEGQIIDGVVKNITDYGAFVDLGGIDGLLHVTDMSYKRVNHPSEVIAIGDTVRVQIIRINQDTQRISLGMKQLESDPWDGVAAKYPVGAKLRGTVTNITEYGAFVELEAGIEGLVHVSEMSWTKKNVHPGKIVSTSQEVDVMVLEVDSDKRRISLGLKQAQQNPWEAFAEKHPVGSTVEGEVKNATEFGLFIGLDGDVDGMVHMSDIAWGISGEDALALHRKGEQVSAVVLDVDVEKERISLGMKQLEKGAPATGGNTGSLRRGEVVTVTVLEVRDGGLEVQAGEDGSTGFIKRSDLGRDRDEQRPDRFQVGQKLDAMVTGFDRSKKPNFSVKARQLAEEKEAVEQYGSSDSGASLGDILGEALKNRG
- a CDS encoding GNAT family N-acetyltransferase, which translates into the protein MTGTTLPGLAETTEMTTRDGVVLSIRPAFAEDEPALEEFFDKVSDEDRRFRFLSAQKHVGHEKLELLTHVDHWKTESFLGFDKTTGELVASALLACDAQMDGGEVAVSIREDYRGRGVAWTILDHVGQEARRRGLKRVISIEDRANHAAIELERERGYSAHAVDGDPHLVLLEKRFD
- a CDS encoding Mur ligase family protein, coding for MTATIPAPGPSLTSHPWFFCGIGGSGMLPLALILKGLGADVAGSDRGRDQGRTPEKFGWLESLGFTLFPQDGSGIARPDQVLVASAAVEDTVPEVVRAKALGCARMSRADLLATLFNATGTRIAVGGTSGKSTVTGMLGWVLTETGADPTIMNGAVMKNFRTPDAPFASARVGGGDLFVSEVDESDGSIALYRPTVAVLNNVSLDHKSLEELRALFGDFLARADRAVVNADDTESRALLPRARDAITFGFAESAAIGVAADSVDESATGIAATVIDRRTGERHALALALPGRHNLANALAAIAGATAAGVPVARAVAALATFAGLARRFDIVGTSTSGVTVIDDFGHNPEKVAATLATLKAHPGRVIAFFQPHGYGPLRQMGAELAEVLATRLGPDDVPILCDPVYFGGTVDRSQGSQRIVHLIGAHGGHAEYVPAREACADRIVEIARPGDRVVIMGARDDTLSQFAQGILERLG